In one Thioclava sp. ES.031 genomic region, the following are encoded:
- the modC gene encoding molybdenum ABC transporter ATP-binding protein, with product MLEISLSHRLPALDLDVDFTAPEGVTALFGPSGAGKTTVVNAVAGLLRPDRGRIVVNGEVLLETEAGICLPPHKRRIGYVFQDARLFPHLSVKSNLLYGQRFNKTKTAPEFDRIIEMLGLGALLERRPAALSGGEKSRVALGRAILSNPRMLLMDEPLAALDAARKAEILQYIERLRDEVKLPILYVSHAPAEVARLATSIALIETGRLRGFGPAREILSDPTLAPALGQREAGAVISGRVQSQEADGLARIETAGGPVLLPYPAGQPGQSLRLRIHAGDVTLAVGRPEGLSALNILPVTVAELRPADPPSVYVRLKMGDEHLLARLTTRSVEALRLTEGMACHAIIKAMSVASEDVG from the coding sequence ATGCTGGAAATCTCGCTCAGCCATCGCCTGCCCGCGCTCGATCTGGACGTCGATTTCACCGCGCCCGAAGGCGTCACCGCGCTGTTTGGCCCCTCCGGCGCGGGCAAGACGACGGTGGTGAACGCAGTCGCGGGGTTGTTGCGTCCCGACCGGGGGCGGATCGTGGTGAATGGCGAGGTGCTGCTCGAGACCGAGGCCGGGATCTGCCTGCCGCCCCATAAGCGGCGCATCGGGTATGTTTTTCAGGACGCGCGGCTGTTCCCCCATCTGAGCGTCAAATCGAACCTGCTTTACGGTCAGCGCTTCAACAAAACCAAGACCGCGCCGGAGTTCGACCGGATCATCGAGATGCTCGGCCTCGGCGCGCTGCTGGAGCGTCGTCCCGCCGCGCTCTCGGGGGGTGAAAAAAGCCGCGTCGCCTTGGGACGCGCGATCCTGTCGAACCCGCGCATGCTGCTGATGGACGAGCCGCTGGCCGCGCTGGATGCCGCACGGAAGGCGGAAATTCTTCAATATATCGAGCGGTTACGCGACGAAGTTAAACTGCCCATCCTCTATGTCAGCCACGCCCCCGCCGAGGTCGCGCGGCTTGCGACCTCGATCGCGCTGATCGAGACCGGACGCCTGCGCGGCTTCGGCCCGGCGCGCGAAATCCTGTCCGACCCGACGCTCGCCCCCGCCCTCGGGCAGCGCGAAGCGGGCGCGGTGATCTCGGGTCGCGTTCAGTCGCAGGAGGCCGATGGGCTGGCCCGGATCGAGACCGCTGGCGGGCCGGTGCTGCTGCCCTATCCGGCAGGCCAGCCCGGCCAGTCGCTGCGGCTGCGCATCCATGCGGGCGACGTGACACTGGCGGTGGGTCGCCCCGAGGGGCTGTCCGCGCTCAACATCCTGCCCGTGACGGTCGCGGAGCTGCGCCCCGCGGATCCGCCCAGCGTCTATGTCCGCCTGAAGATGGGCGACGAACACCTGCTGGCCCGGCTCACCACCCGCTCGGTCGAGGCACTTCGCCTGACCGAGGGGATGGCCTGCCACGCGATCATCAAGGCGATGTCGGTGGCCTCCGAAGATGTGGGCTAG